A portion of the Cellulophaga algicola DSM 14237 genome contains these proteins:
- the nirB gene encoding nitrite reductase large subunit NirB, translated as MKTVIVVGNGMVGYKFCEKFVAKETSKDYKLIVFGDEPRPAYDRVHLSEFFENQDAKALEMAPAAWYAENGIALMVNERVSDINRTDKTITTAKNREFTYDYLVLATGSSAFVPPIKGVEKEGVFVYRTIEDLEGMLSYAAKLKAKNPNAKAAVLGGGLLGLEAGKAVMDMGLEPHIVEFAPKLMPRQLDSRSSQVLQLKLESIGLHIHLSKATNQILGDEAITGMEFGEDDVLDVEMLVISAGIRPRDELGKSSGLKMGVRGGITVNNKMQTSDENIYAIGEIALYNQMIYGLVAPGYEMAAVAVDQIIGKTDNLMAAEIDMSTKLKLIGVDVASFGEPFMPAAKGHSVIFENKTQYLYKRINVSLDGKKLLGGILVGDATDYSMLHQIYLNDMPIPSDPSKLILPAGDGAASFGSVMDLPDTAVVCSCEAVTKGQVCCSVKDDGNETVKEVAKATKATTGCGGCKPMVTDLVNETLKSLGKVVKERICEHFDYSRQELYDIVKMKKIQDYDELLDTHGKGNGCEVCKPLAASLFASIFNETANAQDTIQDTNDRYLANIQRNGTYSVVPRVAGGEISPIQMIAMGRIAQKYDLYTKITGGQRIDMFGAKLHELPLIWEELIAEGFETGQAYGKSLRTVKSCVGSTWCRYGMDESISFAIEIENRYKGIRSPHKFKGGVSGCIRECAEARGKDFGFIAVEGGWNIYIGGNGGATPKHALLLAEKVDKETAIKYVDRFLMYYIQTAQPLMRTAAWLDKLEGGIDYVKDVVINDCLGIVDQLDIEMQHLVDTYKCEWKEAVENPEIRAKYTHFVNSTEADENIEFVSLREQKMPAPWA; from the coding sequence ATGAAAACCGTAATCGTAGTAGGAAATGGAATGGTAGGTTATAAATTTTGTGAAAAATTTGTAGCCAAAGAAACAAGTAAAGATTATAAGCTTATTGTTTTTGGTGATGAACCAAGACCCGCCTATGACCGTGTTCATTTAAGTGAATTTTTTGAAAACCAAGATGCGAAAGCTTTAGAAATGGCTCCTGCAGCATGGTATGCAGAAAATGGCATAGCACTCATGGTAAACGAACGGGTTTCTGACATTAATAGAACAGATAAAACCATTACTACTGCAAAAAACAGGGAATTTACCTATGACTATCTTGTATTAGCTACAGGTTCATCTGCTTTTGTACCGCCCATTAAAGGCGTAGAAAAAGAAGGTGTTTTTGTATATCGAACTATAGAAGATCTAGAAGGTATGTTATCGTATGCTGCTAAATTAAAAGCTAAAAATCCTAACGCTAAAGCTGCTGTTTTAGGGGGCGGACTTCTAGGTTTAGAAGCAGGAAAGGCAGTAATGGATATGGGTTTAGAACCACATATCGTTGAATTTGCTCCTAAACTAATGCCGAGACAATTAGATTCTAGAAGTAGTCAAGTACTACAACTAAAGCTAGAGTCTATAGGTTTACATATTCATTTAAGTAAAGCAACCAATCAAATACTAGGAGATGAAGCCATTACAGGAATGGAATTTGGTGAAGATGATGTTTTAGACGTAGAAATGCTTGTTATTTCTGCAGGTATACGTCCTCGAGACGAATTAGGGAAGTCTAGCGGACTAAAAATGGGAGTGCGTGGCGGTATTACCGTTAATAATAAAATGCAAACCTCGGACGAAAATATATATGCTATCGGTGAAATTGCACTATACAATCAAATGATTTATGGTTTAGTAGCTCCAGGTTATGAAATGGCTGCTGTAGCGGTTGATCAGATTATAGGCAAAACAGATAATCTAATGGCGGCTGAAATTGATATGTCTACCAAACTAAAATTAATTGGGGTTGATGTTGCTAGTTTTGGCGAGCCTTTTATGCCCGCTGCAAAAGGACATTCCGTAATATTTGAAAACAAAACGCAATACCTATATAAGAGAATCAATGTAAGTCTTGATGGTAAAAAACTCTTAGGAGGAATATTAGTAGGTGATGCTACGGATTATAGTATGTTACATCAAATATATTTGAATGACATGCCTATTCCTTCAGATCCATCAAAATTAATACTTCCTGCAGGCGATGGCGCCGCATCCTTTGGTAGCGTTATGGATTTACCAGATACTGCCGTAGTATGTTCTTGTGAAGCGGTGACTAAAGGACAAGTTTGTTGTTCCGTAAAAGATGATGGGAATGAAACCGTTAAGGAGGTTGCTAAGGCCACCAAAGCAACTACAGGTTGCGGAGGCTGTAAACCTATGGTGACCGACTTAGTAAACGAAACCTTGAAATCTTTAGGTAAAGTAGTTAAAGAACGTATTTGTGAACACTTTGATTATTCGCGACAAGAATTATATGATATCGTAAAAATGAAGAAGATTCAAGATTACGATGAATTACTAGATACTCACGGAAAAGGAAATGGATGTGAAGTTTGCAAACCTTTAGCAGCCTCCCTGTTTGCAAGTATTTTTAACGAAACAGCTAATGCACAAGATACGATACAAGATACTAACGATAGGTATTTGGCTAACATACAGCGTAATGGAACCTATTCTGTAGTACCGCGTGTTGCTGGTGGAGAAATTTCTCCTATACAAATGATTGCTATGGGCAGAATTGCTCAGAAATATGATTTATATACCAAAATTACGGGCGGGCAACGAATAGATATGTTCGGCGCCAAACTGCATGAATTACCATTAATATGGGAAGAATTAATCGCCGAAGGTTTTGAGACTGGACAAGCCTATGGAAAATCATTACGTACGGTAAAAAGTTGCGTAGGTTCTACATGGTGTAGGTATGGTATGGATGAAAGCATCAGCTTTGCTATAGAAATAGAAAACAGGTATAAAGGGATCCGCTCTCCACATAAATTTAAAGGTGGTGTTTCTGGATGTATCCGCGAATGTGCGGAAGCCCGTGGCAAAGATTTTGGCTTTATCGCCGTAGAAGGTGGTTGGAATATTTATATCGGCGGAAATGGCGGTGCAACTCCTAAACACGCACTGTTATTGGCTGAAAAAGTAGACAAAGAGACCGCCATAAAATATGTAGATCGTTTTTTAATGTATTACATACAAACGGCACAACCACTAATGCGTACTGCAGCGTGGTTAGACAAACTAGAAGGTGGTATTGACTATGTAAAAGATGTAGTAATTAATGATTGTCTAGGTATCGTTGATCAACTAGATATAGAAATGCAACATTTGGTAGACACCTACAAATGTGAGTGGAAAGAGGCTGTTGAAAACCCAGAAATCAGAGCTAAATACACGCACTTCGTGAATTCTACGGAAGCAGATGAGAATATTGAATTTGTATCCTTAAGGGAACAGAAAATGCCAGCTCCTTGGGCGTAA
- the nirD gene encoding nitrite reductase small subunit NirD: MIDSILKEYNTTSLENVTVWFRAAAVTKFPKNGGACVKYNDKQIAVFNFTREGKWYACQNLCPHKMEMVLSRGMIGEDMGTPKVACPLHKNTFSLETGENLNGTLSAISTYPVKIEDGFVYIGFSE; encoded by the coding sequence ATGATAGATTCCATTTTAAAAGAATACAATACAACCTCACTTGAAAATGTAACGGTATGGTTTAGAGCTGCTGCAGTTACAAAATTTCCCAAAAATGGAGGTGCTTGTGTAAAGTACAATGACAAACAAATAGCTGTTTTTAATTTTACGCGAGAAGGCAAATGGTACGCGTGCCAAAACTTATGCCCTCATAAAATGGAAATGGTATTATCTCGCGGTATGATTGGCGAAGATATGGGCACACCAAAAGTAGCTTGTCCATTGCATAAAAACACCTTCTCGTTAGAAACTGGAGAAAATTTAAACGGTACATTATCTGCCATTTCAACTTATCCTGTAAAAATAGAAGATGGTTTTGTGTATATTGGTTTTTCTGAATAG
- a CDS encoding DUF4202 domain-containing protein, protein MASSDKLEKAFILFDKANEQDPNKEIFEGKEYAKEVLYAIRMTEKLTSFAPNASEVLQLTARCQHICRWEIARDSYEMNRTGYLTWRQDLKKFHAKKAGELLESIGYDQETIDNVAFLLEKKQLKKNEETQILEDVICLVFLEYYFEPFAQKYSEEKLIDILQKTWRKMSKEGQEAALKLPLSANSLTLVGKALQG, encoded by the coding sequence ATGGCATCATCGGATAAATTAGAAAAAGCTTTTATACTTTTTGACAAAGCGAACGAGCAAGATCCTAATAAAGAAATTTTTGAAGGAAAAGAATATGCTAAAGAAGTGCTTTATGCGATCCGGATGACTGAAAAGTTAACTTCTTTTGCTCCTAATGCATCAGAAGTATTACAACTTACTGCCAGATGCCAGCATATTTGTAGATGGGAGATTGCCCGTGATTCTTATGAAATGAACAGAACTGGCTACCTCACATGGCGCCAAGATCTAAAGAAGTTTCATGCTAAGAAAGCTGGCGAACTATTAGAAAGCATTGGTTATGATCAAGAAACCATTGACAATGTTGCTTTTCTATTAGAAAAAAAGCAACTTAAAAAGAATGAAGAAACCCAAATCTTAGAAGATGTGATCTGTTTGGTATTTCTTGAATATTACTTTGAACCATTTGCCCAGAAATATTCAGAAGAAAAGCTGATTGATATTTTACAAAAAACATGGCGTAAAATGTCTAAAGAAGGTCAAGAGGCGGCATTAAAACTTCCCTTATCTGCAAACTCTTTAACCTTAGTGGGCAAAGCCCTACAAGGCTAG
- a CDS encoding sensor histidine kinase, whose protein sequence is MSKTKFEQPLDASTFLRIRKWYLLALAAIALTIIVAQILIQVHLNAQLDDSRVINVAGRQRAYSQKLVKEALLLNQPGSDKRKILTELKKTIATWQISHEALQFGNDSMGIQKETHQDILALFKKITPHHSGMITAAQQVIAAEEKLALSPSATTQKNIQTLLDNERTFLRLMDVIVNEYDNRSKTQLENLKFKEYLLLIFSLLILFLEILFIFKPLSLQIKNTISRLMKNQLESDATTDKIQQLYQENEKSLKELQELNFVIDNAALFASAKNDGSVVFISKKFQELLGCSDEDLSKPLSELLTTNEGQQQYLKEVLKSNRKTIRSEEINVETRKGESIWLDMSIIPLHQSSKKQNVLILCSDITERKQNQEKVEQLIKQNFEDKILQKKVQASQIVEGQEEERKRIAKDIHDGIGQMLTALKFNIESINLDNKDKTAEKIAYLKTLCSDLIKGVRTATFNLTPPELKDHGIIPALHKMTSELAKLTGKNILFDNQTEKFIRFDSLAETNIYRVAQEAVNNAIKYAEANYILLSIKYTDNILSIVIDDDGKGFDETILDKMPKNNSEGGMGLFYMRERISYINGRLFINSIPGEGTRVTLNYKTIAPEKDVHLVS, encoded by the coding sequence ATGAGTAAAACAAAATTTGAGCAACCGCTAGACGCTTCTACCTTTTTGAGAATTCGGAAATGGTATTTGCTTGCGCTAGCCGCAATTGCCCTGACAATTATTGTAGCTCAAATTTTAATACAAGTCCATTTAAATGCACAACTAGATGATTCTAGAGTGATAAATGTGGCGGGTAGGCAGCGTGCTTATAGTCAAAAACTAGTGAAAGAAGCATTGTTGTTAAACCAACCAGGCTCTGATAAAAGAAAAATTTTAACAGAATTAAAAAAGACAATTGCTACTTGGCAAATATCTCATGAAGCCTTACAGTTTGGGAATGATTCTATGGGAATCCAAAAAGAAACTCACCAAGATATTCTAGCCTTATTTAAAAAAATAACGCCGCATCATAGTGGTATGATTACGGCTGCACAACAAGTTATCGCAGCGGAAGAAAAACTAGCGCTAAGCCCTTCTGCAACTACGCAAAAAAACATTCAAACACTTCTTGATAACGAACGTACTTTTTTAAGGTTGATGGATGTTATTGTTAATGAATATGATAATAGAAGTAAAACACAACTAGAAAATTTAAAATTCAAAGAATACCTTCTGCTTATCTTTTCGTTACTTATATTATTTCTAGAAATCCTCTTTATTTTTAAACCACTATCACTTCAAATAAAAAATACGATTTCTAGGTTGATGAAAAACCAGTTGGAATCTGATGCTACTACCGATAAAATTCAGCAACTGTATCAGGAGAATGAAAAATCACTTAAAGAATTACAAGAACTTAATTTTGTTATAGACAATGCCGCCTTATTTGCAAGCGCAAAAAATGATGGAAGCGTGGTATTTATCAGTAAAAAATTCCAAGAACTTCTAGGGTGTAGTGATGAGGATTTATCTAAGCCATTATCTGAACTTCTTACCACGAATGAAGGCCAACAGCAATACTTAAAAGAAGTTCTAAAAAGTAACCGAAAGACCATTAGATCTGAAGAAATTAATGTAGAAACCAGAAAGGGAGAAAGTATCTGGTTAGACATGTCTATCATACCACTACATCAATCTAGTAAAAAACAAAACGTCCTTATTCTTTGTTCTGACATTACGGAGCGCAAGCAAAACCAAGAAAAAGTTGAGCAGCTTATCAAACAAAATTTTGAAGATAAAATACTTCAAAAAAAGGTACAAGCGAGTCAGATTGTTGAAGGGCAAGAAGAAGAACGGAAACGAATTGCTAAAGACATCCACGATGGAATTGGCCAGATGTTAACTGCGCTAAAATTCAATATAGAATCTATTAACCTAGATAATAAAGATAAGACAGCAGAAAAAATCGCCTATTTAAAAACTCTATGTTCAGATTTAATAAAAGGGGTTAGAACAGCCACTTTTAATTTGACCCCACCCGAATTAAAAGATCATGGTATCATTCCTGCTTTACATAAAATGACTTCTGAATTAGCTAAATTAACGGGTAAAAACATTCTATTTGATAATCAAACAGAAAAATTTATACGTTTTGATTCGCTTGCAGAAACCAACATCTATCGCGTAGCGCAGGAGGCTGTAAATAATGCCATAAAATATGCCGAAGCCAATTACATCTTATTAAGTATAAAATACACAGACAATATTCTGAGTATTGTTATAGATGATGACGGTAAAGGCTTTGATGAAACCATCCTGGATAAAATGCCTAAAAACAACAGTGAGGGGGGTATGGGGCTTTTTTACATGAGAGAGCGGATTAGCTATATCAATGGCCGTTTATTTATTAATTCAATTCCAGGAGAAGGTACGCGAGTTACTCTTAATTACAAAACTATTGCACCAGAAAAAGACGTACATTTAGTCTCATAA
- a CDS encoding DUF7009 family protein, producing the protein MKIRIKGNTIRYRLTKSDVETFCSTGFLSEKIAFASTPFSYELVAKEGISQLEADYTNNIITLYFPKVDTTDWATNDTVGFENVHTTSAGDAISILIEKDFICMDQSLEDQANHYPNPKL; encoded by the coding sequence ATGAAAATTAGAATTAAAGGAAATACCATAAGATATAGACTTACAAAGAGTGATGTAGAAACCTTTTGTTCTACAGGTTTTTTAAGTGAGAAAATAGCGTTTGCATCCACTCCATTTTCGTATGAATTAGTAGCTAAAGAAGGAATCTCACAACTAGAGGCAGATTACACCAATAATATCATCACCTTATATTTTCCTAAAGTAGACACTACAGATTGGGCTACCAATGATACTGTAGGTTTTGAAAATGTACACACCACCTCAGCAGGCGATGCTATCAGTATCCTTATTGAAAAAGACTTTATTTGCATGGATCAATCCTTGGAAGATCAAGCTAACCACTACCCAAATCCTAAGCTTTAA
- a CDS encoding TonB-dependent receptor → MKTKLLYSVFVILIISNSVTAKEKRNFNHKKSTANQAEKYTVSGYIKEQGSGENLFGVSVYIPELKVGTITNEYGFFSFTVPKGKHSVVFSYIGFTSQVKEIDLNADLEVFVNLIASSEALSEVVVIADQNVKESKVTQMSAVRLNPMDVQDLPALLGEKDVLKTLQLLPGIQGGSEGSSGFHVRGGTPDQNLIILDDAVVYNSNHLFGFFSVFNGDAVKSVEAFKGGFPARYGGRLSSVINIGMKDGNKEKLSGNINIGLVSSSVVLEGPINKGKTSFIMSGRRTYADLIVQPFLDKDENGGYFFTDLNFKIHHIFSSKDKLYWSNYYGKDKFYSRYLDATAKEKTNLAWGNITSTLRWNHQFSNKLFANTSLIFSNYEFKINIDNKDLKIDEYDDNYLFNTSSGIDDYSIKTDFDYYPNNKHSVKFGAIATRHNFTPQRVVIKDPYSGSINKTQELNSFEGAVYLEDDWKVTDKLNFSPGFRASYFNYKAENYLNFEPRIALSYNLRPDLAFKASYSKMNQYIHLLSSSGIGLPTDLWVSSTDNVKPQSSEQYAIGIAKDFQEKEYSFSAEAYYKKLDNVISYKEGASFLALDNLESGKNINWEENITTGQGWAYGTELLFRKQSGPLTGWLGYTLSWSERQFDELNLGKKFFDRYDRRHDISLVGIYKPSEKITLSGTWVLSTGNNYTLPNLQRLNNLGNFPINTNYNYYNGNEEFSSGRNNFRGETTHRLDLGIQFHKKKKNNKVRTWGISLYNAYSRQNPFIYTLDDKYYDYNDKNATLEKELTRTSVLMLIPSINYNLKF, encoded by the coding sequence TTGAAAACAAAACTACTCTACTCCGTATTCGTTATTCTAATTATTTCGAACAGCGTAACCGCTAAAGAAAAACGAAATTTCAATCACAAAAAATCTACTGCTAATCAGGCAGAAAAATATACGGTAAGTGGTTATATAAAAGAACAGGGCAGTGGTGAAAATTTATTTGGAGTCTCTGTTTATATTCCAGAATTAAAAGTGGGTACCATCACAAATGAATATGGTTTCTTTTCATTTACGGTCCCTAAAGGAAAACATAGTGTAGTCTTCTCTTACATAGGCTTTACCTCACAGGTTAAAGAAATTGATCTGAATGCTGACTTAGAAGTATTCGTAAATTTAATAGCATCGTCTGAAGCCTTATCTGAAGTTGTGGTTATAGCAGACCAGAATGTTAAAGAAAGTAAAGTAACTCAAATGAGCGCTGTTCGTCTTAACCCTATGGATGTGCAAGATCTTCCAGCATTACTCGGTGAAAAAGACGTTTTAAAGACCTTACAACTCTTACCCGGTATTCAAGGAGGGTCAGAAGGTAGTTCCGGATTTCATGTACGCGGAGGTACACCAGATCAAAACTTAATAATTCTTGATGATGCTGTTGTGTATAATTCTAATCACTTGTTTGGTTTCTTTTCCGTTTTTAACGGAGATGCTGTAAAGTCTGTTGAAGCTTTTAAGGGTGGTTTTCCTGCCCGTTATGGCGGCAGATTATCTTCTGTCATCAATATAGGCATGAAAGATGGCAATAAAGAAAAACTCTCTGGAAATATAAATATTGGATTAGTTTCATCATCCGTGGTACTTGAAGGGCCAATTAATAAAGGGAAGACATCCTTTATCATGAGCGGAAGACGTACTTATGCAGATTTAATTGTACAACCTTTTCTTGATAAAGATGAAAATGGCGGTTATTTTTTTACAGATTTAAACTTTAAAATACATCATATCTTTAGTTCAAAAGATAAACTGTATTGGAGTAATTACTACGGAAAAGATAAATTTTACAGCAGATATCTTGATGCAACAGCTAAAGAAAAAACAAACCTTGCTTGGGGGAATATTACCTCAACATTACGCTGGAATCATCAATTTAGCAATAAACTATTTGCGAATACTTCCCTTATTTTTAGTAACTACGAATTCAAAATTAATATTGACAATAAAGATTTAAAAATTGATGAGTATGATGACAACTACTTATTTAATACAAGCTCTGGTATTGATGATTATTCTATAAAAACAGATTTTGATTACTACCCAAATAACAAACACAGTGTAAAATTTGGAGCTATTGCAACAAGACATAATTTTACTCCTCAAAGAGTTGTAATTAAAGATCCCTACAGTGGTTCTATTAACAAAACACAAGAGCTCAATTCTTTTGAAGGTGCAGTATATCTAGAAGATGATTGGAAGGTTACCGATAAGCTTAATTTTTCTCCTGGTTTCAGGGCCAGTTACTTTAACTATAAAGCAGAGAATTATTTAAATTTTGAACCTCGCATTGCCTTGTCGTATAATTTAAGACCAGATTTAGCCTTCAAAGCATCTTATTCTAAAATGAATCAATATATTCATTTGTTATCAAGTTCCGGCATCGGTTTACCAACAGATTTATGGGTTTCTTCTACCGATAATGTGAAGCCTCAAAGCTCAGAACAATATGCTATTGGAATAGCAAAAGATTTTCAAGAAAAAGAGTATTCATTCTCTGCTGAAGCCTACTATAAAAAATTAGATAATGTAATTTCTTATAAAGAAGGGGCTTCATTTTTAGCCCTCGACAATTTAGAAAGTGGGAAAAATATAAATTGGGAAGAAAATATAACCACAGGTCAAGGGTGGGCCTATGGTACAGAACTTCTTTTTAGAAAACAATCAGGACCTTTAACGGGTTGGTTGGGCTATACACTTTCCTGGTCTGAAAGACAATTTGATGAACTAAACTTAGGAAAGAAATTCTTTGATCGCTATGATCGCAGACATGATATATCATTAGTAGGTATTTATAAGCCTAGCGAAAAAATAACATTATCTGGAACTTGGGTATTATCTACAGGTAATAACTATACACTTCCTAATTTACAACGTTTGAACAATCTAGGGAATTTCCCCATCAATACGAATTACAACTACTATAATGGAAATGAAGAATTTAGTTCAGGAAGAAATAATTTTAGAGGAGAAACTACCCACAGATTAGATTTAGGAATTCAATTTCATAAAAAGAAAAAGAACAACAAAGTGCGTACTTGGGGAATCTCATTATACAATGCCTACTCTAGACAAAATCCGTTTATCTACACTCTCGATGATAAATATTACGATTACAATGACAAGAATGCCACATTAGAAAAAGAGTTAACTAGAACCTCTGTACTTATGCTCATACCTTCTATAAATTACAACCTAAAATTCTAA
- a CDS encoding DUF4249 domain-containing protein gives MKTLTTILFLILIVFSGCQKVVDADKLLDAEEKVYILSYISPTDTLLTVSVSKALPAIGTPLSYDDTENYSSFIIEDAIVSIADVEGNAVQLLYSNENSTYSTNAENLKITEGSQYFLEVITQGETYTSSCKIPKKVATILENLVVDRDEYGVYTDIDISFKDIVGTTNFYIVGAKYEETFEEETYQGSLQFETGGFLTDAIGDGATLNDKTSAYTGSLEEGTSVKLTLQVANVEEVIYQNLRASYLNDDSDGNPFIEYSIAPDNIDGKNGVGVFGGYQLTEKIIEVQY, from the coding sequence ATGAAAACATTAACCACCATACTGTTTCTTATTTTAATCGTATTCTCGGGATGTCAAAAAGTTGTAGATGCTGATAAGTTATTAGATGCAGAAGAAAAAGTGTATATTTTAAGTTATATATCTCCTACAGATACTCTTTTAACCGTAAGCGTTTCTAAAGCACTACCGGCTATAGGCACACCATTAAGCTATGATGACACGGAAAACTACAGCTCTTTTATTATTGAAGACGCTATAGTAAGCATAGCTGATGTTGAAGGAAACGCTGTACAGCTTCTATATTCTAATGAAAATTCTACGTATTCTACCAATGCAGAAAATCTTAAAATAACAGAGGGAAGTCAATATTTTTTGGAAGTAATTACACAAGGAGAAACCTATACCTCAAGTTGTAAAATTCCTAAAAAAGTAGCTACTATTCTAGAAAACCTGGTTGTAGATCGTGATGAATACGGCGTCTACACCGATATAGATATAAGCTTTAAAGATATAGTGGGTACTACTAATTTTTATATTGTTGGTGCCAAATACGAAGAGACATTTGAAGAAGAAACGTATCAAGGCTCACTACAATTTGAAACTGGCGGCTTTCTTACTGATGCTATCGGAGATGGCGCCACTTTAAATGATAAGACGTCTGCGTATACAGGGTCTTTAGAAGAAGGAACTTCTGTTAAACTAACCTTACAGGTAGCAAATGTTGAAGAAGTAATTTATCAAAACTTAAGAGCTTCCTATTTAAATGACGACTCGGACGGTAATCCTTTTATTGAATACAGTATTGCTCCAGATAATATAGATGGTAAAAATGGAGTTGGTGTTTTTGGAGGATATCAATTAACTGAAAAAATCATAGAAGTTCAATATTGA
- a CDS encoding patatin-like phospholipase family protein yields MKETTIGIALSGGGARAAAHIGVLQALNENGIFPTHISGASGGSVIGALYCSGYAPLEILDLTKTASFLHIFKLGLGFKSIRDMSRLKEFLYYHIKHDFNELPIPLFLSATNLDSGLNEIMCGGKLIPAIMASCAIPLVFKPVVFNGNTYVDGGVLNNLPVDVLREKSAFVLGSNVSGLEKGKKINSRLEIAHRCLQLAISTNVAPRLKMCDHAIEIEDAFHFGVFDIQKTQELFDIGYTATVNEMEAIKLKLAAKC; encoded by the coding sequence ATGAAAGAAACTACGATAGGAATAGCGCTTTCTGGAGGCGGTGCAAGAGCAGCGGCTCATATTGGTGTGTTGCAGGCATTGAATGAAAACGGAATTTTCCCAACACACATTTCGGGTGCGAGTGGTGGATCTGTTATTGGTGCATTGTATTGTTCGGGTTATGCTCCATTAGAAATTTTAGATTTAACCAAAACAGCTTCTTTTCTGCACATTTTTAAATTAGGATTAGGGTTTAAGTCTATTCGAGATATGTCTCGCTTAAAAGAATTTCTTTATTATCATATAAAGCATGATTTTAATGAATTACCCATACCGCTGTTTTTATCGGCTACTAATTTAGATTCTGGATTAAATGAAATTATGTGTGGAGGAAAATTAATACCTGCAATCATGGCTTCTTGTGCTATCCCATTAGTCTTTAAACCAGTTGTTTTTAATGGCAATACATATGTTGATGGTGGTGTTTTGAATAACCTGCCGGTAGATGTTCTTAGAGAAAAGAGTGCATTTGTTCTTGGTTCTAACGTTAGTGGCTTAGAAAAAGGAAAGAAGATAAATAGCCGATTAGAAATTGCACACCGTTGTCTTCAATTAGCTATCAGTACAAATGTAGCCCCTAGACTTAAAATGTGTGACCATGCCATAGAGATAGAAGATGCCTTCCATTTTGGTGTTTTTGATATTCAGAAAACCCAAGAGCTTTTTGATATTGGGTATACCGCTACTGTAAATGAAATGGAGGCTATTAAATTAAAATTAGCGGCAAAGTGTTAA
- a CDS encoding DUF1003 domain-containing protein yields MKTFVSNISQKEFPINEKFVGGTIRKSIFDIIIKDYPSFTKESFLALSELNIYRQKYLSNYLIKEVGELSSLENDVLETIANNEMITTKSTAEDSADYSVGQRLADRVAAFGGSWKFIIIFGLFIAIWITSNIVFLLNKGFDPYPFILLNLILSCLAALQAPVIMMSQNRQEEKDRERSQQDYMINLKAELEIRTLHEKIDHLIIHQQQELLTIQQVQVEMLEDIMKQLNLKSK; encoded by the coding sequence ATGAAAACCTTTGTTAGTAATATCTCTCAAAAAGAATTCCCGATTAACGAAAAATTTGTTGGCGGAACAATTAGGAAATCAATTTTTGATATTATTATAAAGGATTATCCTTCATTTACAAAGGAAAGTTTTTTAGCATTATCTGAACTTAATATTTATAGACAAAAGTATTTATCAAATTATTTAATCAAAGAGGTAGGGGAGCTCTCTAGTTTAGAAAATGATGTTTTGGAAACTATTGCTAATAATGAGATGATTACTACCAAAAGTACTGCTGAGGATAGTGCAGATTATTCAGTAGGTCAGCGTTTGGCAGACCGTGTTGCGGCATTTGGTGGTAGTTGGAAATTCATAATTATTTTTGGTTTATTTATTGCAATATGGATTACGTCTAATATTGTTTTTCTTCTTAATAAGGGTTTTGATCCTTATCCTTTTATTTTACTAAATTTAATACTTTCATGTCTAGCTGCATTGCAAGCGCCGGTAATTATGATGAGCCAAAATAGGCAAGAAGAAAAAGACCGCGAAAGGAGCCAACAAGATTATATGATTAATTTAAAAGCAGAGTTAGAGATTAGGACATTGCATGAGAAAATAGATCATTTAATTATACACCAACAGCAAGAACTTTTAACTATTCAGCAAGTGCAAGTAGAAATGTTGGAAGACATCATGAAACAGTTAAATTTAAAGTCAAAATGA